A single region of the Pseudomonas mandelii genome encodes:
- a CDS encoding hybrid sensor histidine kinase/response regulator → MAKPSDEQQRALAGLLGLGSHSARKSHYPELAARLDELEAERNRYKWLFENAVHGIFQASLLQGMRAANPALARMLGYQDPQEVLFSLADLASNLFVGGARELENIGEILRHQGSLHGYETQLRRKDGSSLDVLMNLLLKPDQEGLVEGFVADITERKIAQQRLQQLNDELEQRVTARTDELLEANRNLQQQITQRKQIAEALRDARDAAEAANRSKDKYLAAASHDLLQPLNAARLLISTLRERKLPDVEQVLVERTHQALEGAEDLLTDLLDISRLDQAAVKPDVALYRLDELLAPLVSEFQSVAEAAGLNLRVHMGDYAIHTDLRLMTRILRNFLSNACRYTDEGCILLGARRRGNMLRLEVWDTGRGIAADRLDSIFLEFNQLDVGRAADRKGVGLGLAIVERIAKILGYKIGVHSRPGRGSMFSIDVPISHEIPLPISLAAPQPGTGNPLPGRRLLVLDNEVSILESMNALLGQWGCEVVIATDEHSALAALQGRAPELILADYHLDHGVVGCDVVRHLREHFKRTIPAVIITADRTDQCRRSLQRLDAPLLNKPVKPGKLRAVLSQMLG, encoded by the coding sequence ATGGCGAAGCCCTCTGACGAGCAGCAACGCGCGCTCGCCGGGCTACTGGGATTAGGCAGCCACTCGGCGCGCAAGAGCCATTACCCGGAACTCGCCGCACGGCTGGACGAGTTGGAAGCCGAGCGCAACCGCTACAAGTGGCTGTTCGAAAACGCCGTGCACGGGATCTTCCAGGCCAGCCTGCTGCAAGGCATGCGCGCCGCCAACCCGGCGCTGGCACGAATGCTCGGCTATCAGGACCCGCAAGAAGTGTTGTTTTCGCTGGCGGACCTGGCGAGCAACCTGTTTGTCGGCGGTGCCCGGGAGCTGGAGAACATCGGCGAAATCCTCCGCCACCAAGGCAGCCTCCACGGTTATGAAACCCAATTGCGGCGCAAGGACGGCAGCAGCCTCGACGTGTTGATGAACCTGTTGCTCAAACCCGATCAGGAAGGGCTGGTAGAGGGCTTTGTCGCCGACATCACCGAACGCAAAATCGCCCAGCAGCGCCTGCAACAACTCAATGACGAATTGGAGCAGCGGGTGACTGCGCGCACCGACGAACTGCTCGAAGCCAATCGCAACCTGCAACAGCAGATCACCCAGCGTAAACAGATCGCAGAAGCGTTGCGCGACGCCCGGGACGCCGCCGAAGCCGCCAACCGCAGCAAGGACAAATACCTCGCTGCCGCCAGCCATGACTTGCTGCAACCGCTCAACGCCGCCCGTTTGCTGATCTCGACGTTACGCGAGCGCAAATTGCCGGATGTCGAGCAGGTGCTGGTGGAGCGCACGCACCAGGCCCTGGAAGGCGCTGAAGATTTGCTCACCGATTTGCTCGACATCTCCCGACTCGATCAGGCCGCCGTCAAGCCGGACGTCGCGTTGTACCGCCTCGACGAATTGCTCGCGCCGCTGGTCTCGGAGTTCCAGTCGGTGGCCGAGGCCGCCGGGTTGAACTTGCGGGTGCACATGGGCGACTACGCCATTCACACCGACCTGCGCTTGATGACCCGAATCCTGCGCAACTTTCTCAGCAACGCCTGCCGATATACCGATGAGGGCTGCATTCTGCTGGGGGCCAGACGGCGCGGCAACATGCTGCGCCTGGAAGTGTGGGACACCGGGCGCGGGATCGCGGCGGACCGGCTGGACTCGATCTTCCTCGAATTCAATCAACTGGACGTCGGGCGCGCCGCTGACCGTAAGGGCGTGGGGCTCGGACTGGCGATTGTCGAGCGTATCGCCAAGATCCTCGGCTATAAAATCGGCGTACATTCGCGCCCGGGACGCGGTTCGATGTTCAGCATTGACGTGCCGATTTCCCATGAGATTCCGCTACCGATCAGTCTGGCCGCGCCGCAGCCGGGTACGGGTAACCCGTTGCCGGGCCGGCGCCTGCTGGTGCTGGACAACGAAGTGAGCATTCTGGAGAGCATGAACGCTCTGCTCGGGCAGTGGGGTTGCGAGGTGGTCATTGCCACGGATGAACACTCAGCGCTGGCGGCCTTGCAGGGGCGGGCGCCGGAACTGATTCTGGCGGACTACCACCTCGATCACGGGGTGGTGGGCTGTGATGTGGTGCGGCACTTGCGCGAGCATTTCAAACGGACGATTCCAGCGGTGATCATCACCGCCGACCGCACCGACCAATGTCGGCGCTCGTTGCAGAGACTCGACGCGCCGCTGCTGAACAAGCCGGTGAAACCCGGCAAGTTGCGTGCAGTGCTCAGTCAGATGTTGGGCTGA
- a CDS encoding aldose 1-epimerase: MTPEILELKDELTHLTLAPGLGGSVVNWTVRSTGQPLLRHNDAHALNTGLPGKLGCYPLVPWSNRIAEGGFDCPEGWLALTPNSLTDPLPIHGSAWQQPWQVMSQTHDEVILQLNSIAPFAYRARQRFHLKEGRLSIDLHVTHLAKHPAWHGLGLHPYFPRTAGTRLKAQAEKVWLCDQSKLPTERMDVPDEWDFHQLKTLPDTLVDNGFCEWDGHCLIQQPELGYELECQATGSDNYLLYCPVGLGFFCIEPVSHPVNAHHLPGRPGLRLLEQGQSTELGFSLHYRPLDQPNI; encoded by the coding sequence ATGACGCCAGAAATTCTCGAACTCAAAGACGAACTCACCCACCTCACCCTCGCCCCCGGACTCGGCGGCAGCGTTGTCAACTGGACCGTTCGCAGTACCGGGCAACCGCTGCTGCGTCACAACGACGCCCATGCGCTGAACACCGGTCTGCCGGGCAAACTGGGCTGCTATCCCCTGGTCCCCTGGTCTAACCGCATCGCCGAAGGAGGTTTTGACTGCCCCGAAGGCTGGCTCGCCTTGACGCCCAACAGCCTCACCGATCCGTTACCGATTCACGGCAGCGCCTGGCAACAACCGTGGCAGGTGATGTCGCAGACCCATGACGAAGTCATCCTGCAACTCAACAGCATTGCCCCCTTCGCCTATCGCGCCCGGCAGCGGTTTCATCTGAAAGAGGGCCGATTGAGTATCGATCTGCACGTCACCCACTTGGCCAAACACCCCGCGTGGCATGGGCTCGGCCTGCACCCGTACTTTCCGCGCACCGCCGGCACGCGACTAAAGGCTCAAGCGGAAAAAGTCTGGTTATGCGATCAATCGAAACTGCCGACCGAACGGATGGACGTGCCCGACGAGTGGGACTTTCATCAGCTTAAAACCCTACCGGACACGCTGGTCGACAACGGTTTCTGCGAATGGGACGGTCATTGCCTGATCCAGCAACCCGAGCTCGGTTATGAACTGGAATGCCAGGCCACCGGCAGCGATAACTACCTGCTCTACTGCCCGGTGGGCCTGGGTTTTTTCTGCATCGAACCGGTCAGCCATCCGGTCAACGCCCACCACTTGCCGGGTCGGCCGGGGCTGCGTCTGCTGGAGCAAGGTCAATCCACCGAACTGGGTTTCAGCCTGCACTATCGCCCGCTTGATCAGCCCAACATCTGA
- a CDS encoding TRAP transporter large permease, translated as MDALILLGSFIALILIGMPVAYALGLSALIGAWWIDIPFQALMIQVAGGVNKFSLLAIPFFVLAGAIMAEGGMSRRLVAFAGVLVGFVRGGLSLVNIMASTFFGAISGSSVADTASVGSVLIPEMERRGYPREFATAVTVSGSVQALLTPPSHNSVLYSLAAGGTVSIASLFMAGVVPGLLMSACLMVLCLIFAKKRNYPKGEVIPLKQALKICGEAMWGLMAMVIILGGILSGIFTATESAAIAVLWSFFVTMFIYRDYKWSELPKLMHRTVRTISIVMILIGFAASFGYIMTLMQIPSKITTMFLTLSDNRYVILMCINVMLLLLGTVMDMAPLILILTPILMPVILGIGVDPVQFGMIMLVNLGIGLITPPVGAVLFVGSAVGKVSIEKTVKALLPFYAVLFLVLLAVTYIPALSLWLPNLVL; from the coding sequence ATGGACGCGTTGATTCTGTTGGGCAGTTTTATTGCACTGATCCTGATCGGCATGCCGGTCGCTTACGCACTGGGGCTTTCTGCCCTGATCGGTGCGTGGTGGATCGACATCCCGTTCCAGGCGCTGATGATTCAGGTCGCCGGCGGCGTGAACAAATTCTCGTTGCTGGCGATTCCGTTCTTCGTACTGGCCGGCGCGATCATGGCTGAGGGCGGCATGTCCCGCAGGCTGGTGGCCTTTGCCGGTGTGCTGGTCGGGTTTGTCCGTGGCGGCTTGTCGCTGGTCAACATCATGGCGTCGACCTTCTTCGGCGCAATCTCCGGCTCTTCGGTGGCGGACACCGCCTCGGTCGGCTCGGTGCTGATTCCTGAGATGGAACGCCGCGGCTACCCGCGGGAGTTTGCCACGGCCGTCACGGTCAGCGGCTCGGTGCAAGCGCTACTGACCCCGCCCAGCCACAACTCGGTGCTCTACTCACTGGCCGCTGGCGGCACGGTGTCGATTGCGTCGCTGTTCATGGCCGGCGTCGTCCCCGGGCTGCTGATGAGCGCGTGCCTGATGGTGCTGTGCCTGATCTTCGCGAAAAAGCGCAACTACCCCAAGGGCGAAGTCATCCCCTTGAAGCAGGCGCTGAAAATCTGCGGCGAAGCCATGTGGGGCCTGATGGCGATGGTCATCATCCTCGGCGGGATTCTCTCGGGTATTTTCACCGCCACCGAATCGGCGGCGATTGCGGTGCTGTGGTCGTTCTTCGTGACCATGTTCATCTACCGCGACTACAAGTGGAGTGAACTGCCGAAGCTGATGCACCGCACGGTGCGGACGATTTCGATCGTGATGATCCTGATCGGCTTCGCGGCGAGCTTCGGCTACATCATGACGCTGATGCAGATTCCGTCGAAGATCACCACGATGTTCCTGACCCTGTCGGACAACCGTTACGTGATTCTGATGTGCATCAACGTCATGCTGCTGTTGCTCGGCACCGTGATGGACATGGCGCCGCTGATCCTGATCCTGACGCCGATCCTGATGCCGGTGATTCTGGGCATTGGCGTGGACCCGGTGCAGTTCGGCATGATCATGCTGGTGAACCTGGGGATCGGATTGATCACGCCGCCGGTGGGCGCGGTATTGTTTGTGGGGTCGGCCGTGGGCAAAGTCAGTATCGAAAAAACCGTGAAGGCACTGCTGCCGTTCTATGCCGTGCTGTTCCTGGTGCTTTTGGCCGTGACCTACATTCCGGCGCTGTCGCTGTGGTTGCCAAATTTGGTGTTGTAA
- a CDS encoding TRAP transporter small permease, protein MKNLLLRINDKIYMTCIWVAGLSVLTISLIIPWGVFARYVLGTGSSWPEPTAILLMMVFTFIGAAASYRAGAHMAVAMLTDRMPPGVRNAMAIVSQLLMATICLFMTIWGTKLCLSTWNQFMSAMPTLRVGITYMPIPIGGLLTLIFVLEKLLLGDQSNRRVVRFDLVEESEGAA, encoded by the coding sequence ATGAAGAATCTACTGCTACGCATCAACGACAAAATTTACATGACCTGCATCTGGGTAGCCGGTCTGTCGGTCCTGACCATTTCCCTGATCATTCCCTGGGGCGTCTTTGCCCGTTACGTCCTCGGCACCGGCTCAAGCTGGCCGGAGCCCACCGCCATCTTGCTGATGATGGTCTTCACCTTCATCGGCGCCGCTGCCAGCTACCGCGCCGGCGCGCACATGGCCGTGGCCATGCTCACCGACCGCATGCCCCCCGGAGTGCGCAATGCGATGGCGATTGTCTCGCAACTGCTGATGGCGACCATCTGCCTGTTCATGACTATCTGGGGCACCAAGCTCTGCCTGTCGACCTGGAACCAGTTCATGAGCGCCATGCCGACGCTGCGCGTGGGCATCACCTACATGCCGATCCCGATTGGCGGGTTGCTGACGCTGATCTTTGTTCTGGAAAAACTCTTGCTCGGTGACCAGAGCAACCGTCGGGTCGTGCGTTTCGACCTGGTTGAAGAAAGCGAAGGGGCTGCCTGA
- a CDS encoding TRAP transporter substrate-binding protein has protein sequence MDFKRTLLAAALPLAFTLSSAAQALEIKFADIHPTGYPTVVAEEQLGKTLVADSNGALTFKMFAGGVLGSEKEVVEQAQVGAIQMARVSLGIVGPVVPDVNVFNMPFVFRDQAHMRKVIDGEVGDEILAKITDSEFGLVALAWMDGGTRNIYTKKPVNNPEDLKGMKIRVMGNPMFIETINAMGGNGIAMDTGEIFSALQTGVIDGAENNPPTLLEHNHYQNAKFYSLTGHLILPEPIVMSKITWEKLTPEQQTLVKKAAKAAQAQERILWDAKTASSEEKLKAAGVKFITVDKKPFYEATASIREKYGAPYADLIKRIEAVQ, from the coding sequence ATGGACTTCAAACGCACCTTGCTCGCCGCTGCACTTCCTTTGGCCTTCACCCTCAGCAGTGCCGCTCAGGCGCTGGAAATCAAGTTCGCCGACATCCACCCCACTGGTTATCCGACCGTGGTGGCCGAGGAGCAACTGGGCAAAACTCTGGTGGCCGACAGCAACGGCGCCCTGACCTTCAAGATGTTCGCCGGCGGTGTGCTCGGCTCGGAAAAAGAAGTGGTTGAACAAGCCCAGGTCGGCGCCATTCAGATGGCGCGGGTCAGCCTCGGTATCGTCGGGCCGGTGGTGCCGGACGTGAACGTGTTCAACATGCCGTTCGTGTTCCGCGACCAGGCGCACATGCGCAAGGTCATTGACGGTGAAGTCGGCGACGAGATCCTGGCCAAAATCACCGATTCCGAGTTTGGCCTGGTTGCCCTGGCCTGGATGGATGGCGGTACTCGCAACATCTACACCAAAAAACCGGTCAACAACCCCGAAGATCTCAAAGGCATGAAGATCCGCGTAATGGGCAACCCCATGTTCATCGAAACCATCAACGCCATGGGCGGTAACGGTATCGCGATGGACACTGGCGAAATCTTCAGTGCCTTGCAGACCGGTGTGATCGATGGCGCAGAAAACAACCCGCCAACGCTGCTTGAGCACAACCACTATCAAAACGCCAAGTTCTACAGCTTGACCGGCCACCTGATCCTGCCCGAGCCTATCGTGATGTCGAAAATCACCTGGGAAAAACTCACCCCCGAGCAGCAGACGCTGGTGAAGAAAGCCGCCAAAGCCGCACAGGCGCAGGAACGCATCTTGTGGGATGCGAAGACGGCCAGCAGTGAAGAAAAACTCAAGGCCGCCGGGGTCAAGTTCATCACCGTCGACAAGAAACCTTTCTATGAGGCAACCGCCTCGATCCGCGAAAAATACGGCGCACCCTATGCCGACCTGATCAAGCGCATCGAAGCCGTTCAGTAA
- a CDS encoding SMP-30/gluconolactonase/LRE family protein has translation MQAELIVDARNAVGESPVWVPEENALYWVDIPAGGLQRWSADSGHVNAWKAPQMLACIARHRDRGWVAGMESGFFHLQPHNDGSLDSELLAHVDHARVDMRLNDGRCDRQGRFWAGSMVLNMGANAADGTLYRYSAGQRGPLEAQLGGFIVPNGLGFSPDGRTMYLSDSHPLVQQIWAFDYDIDSGTPSNRRLFVDMNQFPGRPDGAAVDAEGGYWICANDAGLIHRFTPDGRLDRSLAVPVKKPTMCAFGGSRLDTLFVTSIRPGDDDDPRSLAGGVFALNPGVKGLPEPLFNDLL, from the coding sequence ATGCAAGCCGAATTGATTGTTGATGCCCGTAACGCGGTAGGAGAAAGCCCGGTCTGGGTCCCCGAGGAAAACGCCCTGTACTGGGTGGATATTCCTGCCGGTGGATTGCAGCGCTGGAGCGCCGACAGCGGTCATGTCAATGCCTGGAAAGCCCCACAAATGCTCGCCTGCATCGCCCGTCACCGCGATCGCGGTTGGGTGGCCGGGATGGAAAGCGGCTTCTTCCATTTGCAGCCGCACAACGACGGCAGCCTCGACAGCGAACTGCTGGCCCACGTCGATCATGCCCGCGTCGACATGCGCCTGAACGACGGTCGCTGTGATCGTCAGGGCCGTTTCTGGGCCGGCAGCATGGTGCTGAACATGGGCGCCAACGCCGCCGATGGCACGTTGTATCGCTACAGCGCCGGGCAACGCGGACCGCTCGAAGCGCAACTCGGCGGGTTCATTGTGCCCAACGGCCTGGGCTTCAGCCCGGACGGCCGGACGATGTACCTGTCTGATTCCCATCCCCTGGTCCAGCAGATCTGGGCCTTCGATTACGACATCGACAGCGGCACGCCGTCCAATCGGCGGTTGTTCGTCGACATGAATCAATTCCCCGGACGCCCCGACGGCGCCGCCGTTGATGCTGAAGGCGGCTACTGGATCTGCGCCAACGACGCCGGGCTGATTCACCGCTTCACCCCGGACGGTCGACTGGACCGTTCCCTCGCCGTGCCCGTGAAAAAACCCACCATGTGCGCCTTCGGTGGCAGTCGACTGGACACGCTGTTCGTGACCTCGATCCGCCCCGGTGACGACGATGACCCGCGATCACTGGCCGGCGGCGTGTTTGCGCTCAATCCCGGCGTCAAAGGTTTACCGGAACCGCTGTTCAACGATCTGCTTTAA
- a CDS encoding NAD-dependent epimerase/dehydratase family protein: MTTTSTAPFNRLLLTGAAGGLGKVLRESLRPYANVIRLSDIADMSPATDDREEVVKCDLADKQAVHQLVEGVDAILHFGGVSTEHSFEEILGANICGVFHIYEAARRHGVKRVIFASSNHVIGFYKQGEIIDAHCPRRPDSYYGLSKSYGEDMASFYFDRYGIETVSIRIGSSFPEPQNRRMMSTWLSFGDLTHLLERALYAPNVGHTVVYGMSDNKNVWWDNRFATALGYAPQDSSEVFREKVEAQPMPAADDPGMVYQGGAFVASGPFGD, encoded by the coding sequence ATGACCACCACTTCCACAGCCCCTTTCAATCGCCTGTTGCTGACCGGTGCCGCCGGTGGCCTCGGTAAAGTGCTACGCGAAAGCCTGCGCCCTTATGCCAACGTCATTCGCCTGTCGGACATCGCCGACATGTCCCCCGCCACCGATGACCGCGAAGAAGTCGTCAAATGCGACCTGGCGGACAAGCAGGCCGTCCACCAGCTGGTCGAAGGGGTGGACGCGATCCTGCACTTTGGCGGCGTCTCGACGGAGCACTCGTTTGAAGAGATCCTCGGTGCCAACATCTGTGGGGTCTTCCACATCTACGAGGCCGCACGCCGCCATGGCGTGAAACGGGTGATTTTCGCCAGTTCCAACCACGTCATCGGCTTCTACAAGCAAGGCGAAATCATCGACGCCCACTGCCCTCGCCGCCCGGATAGCTATTACGGCTTGTCCAAGTCCTACGGCGAAGACATGGCCAGTTTCTATTTCGATCGCTACGGCATCGAGACCGTCAGCATCCGCATCGGCTCCTCGTTCCCGGAACCGCAGAACCGCAGAATGATGAGCACCTGGCTGAGTTTCGGCGACCTGACCCACTTGCTCGAACGCGCGCTGTACGCGCCGAACGTCGGGCACACCGTGGTGTACGGCATGTCCGACAACAAGAACGTCTGGTGGGACAACCGTTTCGCGACCGCCTTGGGCTATGCACCGCAGGACAGCTCTGAAGTGTTCCGCGAAAAAGTCGAAGCGCAGCCGATGCCTGCGGCGGACGACCCGGGCATGGTTTACCAGGGTGGCGCGTTTGTGGCGTCCGGCCCGTTCGGTGACTGA
- a CDS encoding OprD family porin: MSKLVRNSFASTPRPTFVCRTTLSLIGCSGLAFALPMTSYAEGFVDDAKATLNLRNAYINRNYTNPAYPQGKAEEWTQNFILDARSGFTPGPVGFGVDVLGLYSQKLDGGKGTGGTQLLPIHDDGRPADNFGRMGVALKGKISKTEVKVGEWMPVLPILRSDDGRSLPQTFRGGQVTSTEISGLTLYGGQFRQNSPRNDASMEDMSMNTKAAFTSDRFNFGGGEYAFNDKRTQVGVWYSGLSDIYQQQYFNLSHSQPIGDWTLGANLGYFIGKEDGSAFAGDLDNKTAFAMLSAKYGGNTFYVGLQKLSGDDVWMRVNGTSGGTLANDSYNSSYDNAKEKSWQLRHDYNFVALGVPGLTMMNRYISGDNVHTGTITDGKEWGRESELAYTVQSGPLKNLNVKWRNATIRKSFSTNEFDENRIFISYPISLL; encoded by the coding sequence GTGAGCAAACTCGTCCGCAATTCCTTCGCCAGCACCCCTCGCCCGACCTTTGTATGCCGCACCACCCTGAGCCTGATCGGTTGCAGCGGCCTGGCCTTCGCCTTGCCGATGACCAGCTATGCAGAAGGTTTCGTTGATGACGCCAAAGCCACGTTGAACCTGCGTAACGCCTACATCAATCGCAATTACACCAACCCGGCCTATCCCCAGGGCAAGGCTGAGGAATGGACGCAAAACTTCATCCTCGACGCCAGGTCCGGATTCACCCCGGGCCCGGTCGGTTTCGGTGTGGATGTGCTGGGCTTGTACTCGCAAAAACTCGACGGCGGCAAAGGCACAGGCGGCACCCAGCTGCTGCCGATCCACGACGACGGCCGCCCGGCCGACAATTTCGGCCGCATGGGCGTGGCCCTCAAAGGCAAAATCTCCAAAACCGAAGTGAAGGTCGGGGAATGGATGCCGGTGCTGCCGATCCTGCGCTCCGACGACGGCCGCTCGCTGCCGCAAACCTTCCGTGGCGGCCAGGTGACGTCCACCGAGATCAGCGGCCTGACGCTCTACGGCGGCCAGTTCCGCCAGAACAGCCCGCGCAACGATGCGAGCATGGAAGACATGTCCATGAACACCAAGGCCGCGTTCACTTCGGACCGCTTCAACTTCGGCGGCGGCGAATACGCGTTCAACGACAAGCGCACCCAGGTCGGCGTCTGGTACTCGGGACTCAGCGACATTTACCAGCAGCAATATTTCAACCTGAGCCACAGCCAGCCCATCGGCGACTGGACCCTGGGGGCCAACCTCGGTTACTTCATCGGCAAGGAAGACGGCAGCGCTTTCGCTGGCGACCTCGACAACAAAACCGCATTCGCCATGCTCTCGGCCAAATATGGCGGCAACACCTTCTACGTCGGCCTGCAAAAACTCAGCGGCGACGACGTCTGGATGCGGGTCAACGGCACCAGCGGCGGCACCCTGGCCAACGACAGCTACAACTCCAGCTACGACAACGCCAAGGAAAAATCCTGGCAGTTGCGTCACGACTATAACTTCGTCGCCCTCGGCGTCCCTGGCCTGACGATGATGAACCGCTACATCAGCGGCGATAACGTGCACACCGGGACGATCACCGATGGCAAGGAGTGGGGCCGCGAGTCGGAACTGGCCTACACCGTGCAAAGCGGCCCGCTGAAGAACCTCAACGTCAAATGGCGCAACGCGACCATCCGCAAGAGCTTCAGCACCAATGAATTCGATGAAAACCGCATTTTCATCAGCTACCCGATTTCGTTGCTGTAA
- a CDS encoding TetR/AcrR family transcriptional regulator: MGNHKIEIRRSNVEKILLGAEKVFAEKGFGGTAMADIAAEVQLPRSNLHYYFSTKSELYSAVLLGLLEVWKQDALCFEMFDDPRVVLSSYIRAKMNHSRSRPYGSKVWANEIIHGAPTLGVALDASLYDWAKMKEAKIRQWVDDKRILPVEPSSLLYMIWASTQHYADFDHQVNILNDHQPLSDMQFERAVQTVTSVILRGIGLEP; encoded by the coding sequence ATGGGCAATCACAAGATCGAGATTCGTCGCAGTAACGTCGAGAAGATTTTGCTGGGGGCCGAAAAGGTCTTCGCCGAAAAAGGCTTCGGCGGCACCGCCATGGCCGACATTGCCGCCGAAGTGCAACTGCCGCGCTCCAACCTGCATTACTACTTCAGCACCAAAAGCGAGCTGTACAGCGCCGTGCTGTTGGGTTTGCTGGAAGTGTGGAAGCAGGACGCGCTGTGCTTCGAGATGTTTGATGATCCGCGCGTAGTGCTCAGCAGCTACATCCGCGCCAAGATGAACCACTCGCGCAGCCGGCCTTATGGGTCGAAAGTCTGGGCCAATGAAATCATCCACGGCGCCCCCACCCTGGGCGTAGCGCTGGACGCGAGCCTGTACGACTGGGCCAAGATGAAAGAAGCGAAAATCCGCCAGTGGGTGGACGACAAACGCATCCTGCCGGTGGAGCCTTCAAGCCTGCTGTACATGATCTGGGCGTCGACCCAGCATTACGCGGACTTTGATCATCAGGTGAATATCCTCAACGACCATCAGCCACTGTCGGACATGCAGTTCGAACGGGCGGTGCAGACGGTGACGAGTGTGATTTTGCGCGGGATCGGGTTGGAGCCTTGA
- the preA gene encoding NAD-dependent dihydropyrimidine dehydrogenase subunit PreA, protein MADLSIVFAGIKSPNPFWLASAPPTDKAYNVVRAFEAGWGGVVWKTLGEDPAAVNVSSRYSALFGANREVVGFNNIELITDRSLEINLREITQVKKDWPDRALIVSLMVPCVEESWKFILPLVEATGADGIELNFGCPHGMPERGMGAAVGQVPEYVEQVTRWCKTYCSLPVIVKLTPNITDIRVAARAAHRGGADAVSLINTINSITSVNLERMVANPAVGSQSTHGGYCGSAVKPIALNMVAEIARDPQTQGLPISGIGGIGSWRDAAEFIALGSGSVQVCTAAMLHGFRIVEEMKDGLSRWMDSQGYASIPEFSGRAVGNTTDWKYLDINYQVIAKIDQDACIGCGRCHIACEDTSHQAVASLKQADGTHKYEVIDDECVGCNLCQITCPVEDCIEMVPMENGKPFLDWNHDPRNPYHVAV, encoded by the coding sequence ATGGCCGATCTTTCGATTGTCTTCGCCGGCATCAAATCGCCGAATCCGTTCTGGCTGGCCTCCGCGCCGCCGACCGACAAGGCCTACAACGTGGTTCGTGCCTTCGAGGCTGGCTGGGGCGGCGTGGTCTGGAAAACCCTGGGTGAAGACCCGGCAGCGGTGAACGTGTCGTCGCGTTACTCCGCGCTCTTCGGTGCCAACCGTGAAGTGGTGGGCTTCAACAATATCGAGCTGATCACCGACCGCTCGCTGGAGATCAACCTGCGGGAAATCACCCAGGTCAAAAAGGACTGGCCGGACCGCGCGCTGATCGTGTCGCTGATGGTGCCCTGCGTCGAAGAGTCGTGGAAGTTCATCCTGCCGCTGGTGGAAGCCACCGGCGCCGACGGCATCGAATTGAACTTCGGTTGTCCCCACGGCATGCCGGAACGCGGCATGGGCGCGGCGGTCGGCCAGGTGCCGGAGTACGTCGAGCAGGTCACCCGTTGGTGCAAGACCTATTGCTCGCTGCCGGTGATCGTCAAGCTCACGCCGAACATCACCGACATTCGCGTCGCCGCCCGTGCGGCCCATCGCGGCGGGGCCGATGCGGTGTCGCTGATCAACACCATCAACTCGATCACCAGCGTCAATCTGGAGCGCATGGTCGCCAATCCCGCCGTGGGCAGCCAAAGCACCCACGGTGGTTATTGCGGTTCGGCAGTGAAGCCGATTGCGTTGAACATGGTCGCCGAAATCGCTCGTGATCCGCAGACTCAGGGTTTGCCGATCTCCGGCATTGGCGGCATTGGCAGCTGGCGTGATGCCGCGGAATTCATCGCCCTGGGCAGCGGCTCGGTCCAGGTGTGCACCGCGGCGATGCTGCATGGCTTCCGGATTGTCGAGGAGATGAAGGACGGTCTGTCACGCTGGATGGACAGTCAGGGTTACGCCAGCATCCCGGAGTTTTCCGGTCGCGCAGTGGGCAATACCACGGACTGGAAGTACCTGGACATCAACTATCAAGTGATTGCGAAGATTGATCAGGACGCGTGCATTGGCTGCGGACGCTGCCACATTGCTTGCGAAGATACCTCGCACCAGGCGGTAGCCAGTTTGAAGCAAGCGGACGGAACGCATAAGTATGAAGTGATTGATGATGAGTGCGTCGGCTGCAACCTGTGCCAGATCACCTGCCCGGTGGAGGATTGCATCGAGATGGTGCCGATGGAGAACGGCAAGCCGTTTCTGGATTGGAATCATGACCCACGAAATCCCTACCATGTTGCCGTTTGA